Proteins found in one Zea mays cultivar B73 chromosome 1, Zm-B73-REFERENCE-NAM-5.0, whole genome shotgun sequence genomic segment:
- the LOC100275697 gene encoding RPM1-interacting protein 4 translates to MAQQKNAHVPKFGNWDSDGNVPYTLFFENARKGKGAGAAGGRMINPNDPAENPEAFSVAAPSPPPGRHERRPSDAPPPPMSPNPYYAAGSPYHRHAAGEPPRRAAGYSVDQSPAHPYSSESAGYGLVASSVDRSRAKGASRGNETPTRGSAVPKFGDWDANPASADGYTHIFNKVREEKQTTQAGKPAAYGKDGMRTNGPKQHDDDGYVSSKFSCFGWCK, encoded by the exons ATGGCT CAGCAGAAGAACGCGCACGTGCCCAAGTTCGGCAACTGGGACAGCGACGGCAACGTGCCGTACACGCTCTTCTTCGAGAACGCGCGCAAGGGCAAGGGAGCCGGAGCCGCCGGCGGCAGGATGATCAACCCCAACGACCCCGCCGAGAACCCGGAGGCCTTCTCCGTGGccgcgccgtcgccgccgccgggccgCCACGAGCGCCGCCCCAGcgacgcgccgccgccgccgatgtcGCCCAACCCCTACTACGCCGCCGGGTCGCCGTAccaccgccacgccgccggcGAGCCGCCAAGGAGGGCCGCCGGGTACAGCGTCGACCAGTCGCCGGCGCACCCCTACAGCTCCGAGAGCGCCGGGTACGGCCTCGTCGCCAGCTCCGTCGACCGCTCCCGCGCCAAGGGCGCCTCGCGCGGCAACGAGACG CCGACGAGGGGCTCGGCGGTGCCCAAGTTCGGCGACTGGGACGCCAACCCGGCGTCGGCGGACGGCTACACGCACATCTTCAACAAGGTGAGGGAGGAGAAGCAGACGACCCAGGCGGGGAAGCCAGCGGCGTACGGCAAGGACGGCATGCGTACCAACGGCCCCAAGCAGCACGACGACGACGGCTACGTCTCATCG AAATTCTCGTGCTTTGGGTGGTGCAAGTAG
- the LOC100275697 gene encoding RPM1-interacting protein 4 isoform X1 produces MGMQQQKNAHVPKFGNWDSDGNVPYTLFFENARKGKGAGAAGGRMINPNDPAENPEAFSVAAPSPPPGRHERRPSDAPPPPMSPNPYYAAGSPYHRHAAGEPPRRAAGYSVDQSPAHPYSSESAGYGLVASSVDRSRAKGASRGNETPTRGSAVPKFGDWDANPASADGYTHIFNKVREEKQTTQAGKPAAYGKDGMRTNGPKQHDDDGYVSSKFSCFGWCK; encoded by the exons ATGGGAATGCAGCAGCAGAAGAACGCGCACGTGCCCAAGTTCGGCAACTGGGACAGCGACGGCAACGTGCCGTACACGCTCTTCTTCGAGAACGCGCGCAAGGGCAAGGGAGCCGGAGCCGCCGGCGGCAGGATGATCAACCCCAACGACCCCGCCGAGAACCCGGAGGCCTTCTCCGTGGccgcgccgtcgccgccgccgggccgCCACGAGCGCCGCCCCAGcgacgcgccgccgccgccgatgtcGCCCAACCCCTACTACGCCGCCGGGTCGCCGTAccaccgccacgccgccggcGAGCCGCCAAGGAGGGCCGCCGGGTACAGCGTCGACCAGTCGCCGGCGCACCCCTACAGCTCCGAGAGCGCCGGGTACGGCCTCGTCGCCAGCTCCGTCGACCGCTCCCGCGCCAAGGGCGCCTCGCGCGGCAACGAGACG CCGACGAGGGGCTCGGCGGTGCCCAAGTTCGGCGACTGGGACGCCAACCCGGCGTCGGCGGACGGCTACACGCACATCTTCAACAAGGTGAGGGAGGAGAAGCAGACGACCCAGGCGGGGAAGCCAGCGGCGTACGGCAAGGACGGCATGCGTACCAACGGCCCCAAGCAGCACGACGACGACGGCTACGTCTCATCG AAATTCTCGTGCTTTGGGTGGTGCAAGTAG
- the LOC100275697 gene encoding RPM1-interacting protein 4 isoform X2: MAQKNAHVPKFGNWDSDGNVPYTLFFENARKGKGAGAAGGRMINPNDPAENPEAFSVAAPSPPPGRHERRPSDAPPPPMSPNPYYAAGSPYHRHAAGEPPRRAAGYSVDQSPAHPYSSESAGYGLVASSVDRSRAKGASRGNETPTRGSAVPKFGDWDANPASADGYTHIFNKVREEKQTTQAGKPAAYGKDGMRTNGPKQHDDDGYVSSKFSCFGWCK; the protein is encoded by the exons ATGGCT CAGAAGAACGCGCACGTGCCCAAGTTCGGCAACTGGGACAGCGACGGCAACGTGCCGTACACGCTCTTCTTCGAGAACGCGCGCAAGGGCAAGGGAGCCGGAGCCGCCGGCGGCAGGATGATCAACCCCAACGACCCCGCCGAGAACCCGGAGGCCTTCTCCGTGGccgcgccgtcgccgccgccgggccgCCACGAGCGCCGCCCCAGcgacgcgccgccgccgccgatgtcGCCCAACCCCTACTACGCCGCCGGGTCGCCGTAccaccgccacgccgccggcGAGCCGCCAAGGAGGGCCGCCGGGTACAGCGTCGACCAGTCGCCGGCGCACCCCTACAGCTCCGAGAGCGCCGGGTACGGCCTCGTCGCCAGCTCCGTCGACCGCTCCCGCGCCAAGGGCGCCTCGCGCGGCAACGAGACG CCGACGAGGGGCTCGGCGGTGCCCAAGTTCGGCGACTGGGACGCCAACCCGGCGTCGGCGGACGGCTACACGCACATCTTCAACAAGGTGAGGGAGGAGAAGCAGACGACCCAGGCGGGGAAGCCAGCGGCGTACGGCAAGGACGGCATGCGTACCAACGGCCCCAAGCAGCACGACGACGACGGCTACGTCTCATCG AAATTCTCGTGCTTTGGGTGGTGCAAGTAG